From Segatella copri, the proteins below share one genomic window:
- a CDS encoding bifunctional dihydroorotate dehydrogenase B NAD binding subunit/NADPH-dependent glutamate synthase — MNKIIKKVQYSEKVFRFDVEAPLIAKSRKAGNFVIIRVDNNSERMPLTIADADIEKGTITLVVQKVGLSSTKLCALNEGDEIHDVVGPLGNPTHIENFGTVICAGGGVGVAPMLPIIKALKAAGNRVLSVIAGRNKDLVIMEDEVRASSDELIIMTDDGSYGEKGVVTVGIEKFINQEHIDKVFAIGPPIMMKFCCLLTQKYNLSTDVSLNTIMVDGTGMCGACRLTIGGKTKFVCIDGPEFDGAQVDWDEMFKRMGTFKDVERKEMEHFEEHLATVDAGKKKETTDVIMDVEPTDASIEELTDRNAEWRKELRASMKAKERTAIERVKMPELDPLYRATTRTEEVNIGLTKEMALTEAKRCLDCPKPTCMEGCPVSINIPSFIKNIERGQFLAAAKVLKNTSALPAVCGRVCPQEKQCESKCVHLKMNEPAVAIGYLERFAADYERQSGNISVPKCDEPNGIKIAVVGSGPSGLSFAGDMAKKGFDVTVFEALHEIGGVLKYGIPEFRLPNAIVDVEIENLQKMGVKFITDCIVGKTISVKDLEEQGFKGIFVGSGAGLPNFMNIPGENALNIMSSNEYLTRVNLMDAANPHSDTPINLGKKVVVVGGGNTAMDSCRTAKRLGADVTLVYRRSEAEMPARLEEVKHAKEEGINFFTLHNPKEYEADEKGAVKAVVLDVMKLGEPDASGRRRPEATGETITLECDQVIVAVGVSPNPLVPQSIEGLELGRKNTIAVNDQMQSSIEEIYAGGDIVRGGATVILAMGDGRKAALNMSEKLLNK, encoded by the coding sequence ACTTATTGCCAAGAGCCGAAAGGCAGGTAACTTTGTTATCATCCGTGTAGACAACAACAGCGAGCGTATGCCGCTGACCATCGCTGATGCTGACATTGAGAAAGGAACCATCACGCTGGTTGTGCAGAAGGTAGGTCTTTCATCTACCAAACTCTGCGCCCTAAATGAAGGTGATGAGATTCACGATGTGGTGGGACCACTTGGAAATCCTACACATATCGAGAACTTCGGAACAGTCATTTGTGCCGGAGGTGGTGTAGGCGTAGCTCCTATGCTCCCTATCATCAAGGCACTGAAAGCCGCAGGAAACAGAGTCCTTTCCGTAATTGCGGGTAGGAACAAAGACCTCGTGATTATGGAAGATGAAGTGCGTGCATCTAGCGATGAGCTCATCATCATGACCGATGACGGAAGTTACGGCGAGAAGGGTGTTGTAACCGTAGGAATCGAGAAGTTTATCAATCAGGAACATATCGATAAGGTTTTCGCCATCGGTCCTCCTATCATGATGAAGTTCTGCTGTCTCCTGACCCAGAAATATAATCTTTCCACAGACGTTTCGCTCAATACCATCATGGTGGATGGAACCGGTATGTGCGGTGCCTGCCGCTTAACCATCGGTGGAAAGACCAAGTTTGTCTGCATCGACGGTCCTGAGTTTGACGGCGCCCAGGTAGACTGGGACGAGATGTTCAAGCGCATGGGCACTTTCAAGGATGTTGAACGCAAAGAGATGGAACACTTCGAAGAGCACCTTGCAACTGTAGACGCAGGAAAGAAGAAAGAAACTACGGATGTAATCATGGACGTAGAACCTACAGATGCGAGCATCGAAGAGTTGACCGACCGTAACGCTGAGTGGCGCAAGGAGTTACGCGCTTCGATGAAAGCAAAAGAACGTACAGCTATAGAGCGCGTAAAGATGCCAGAACTTGACCCTCTTTATCGTGCCACAACCCGTACGGAAGAGGTAAATATCGGTTTAACCAAGGAAATGGCTTTGACCGAAGCCAAGCGCTGTCTCGACTGTCCTAAGCCTACCTGTATGGAAGGTTGTCCGGTAAGTATCAACATTCCTTCCTTCATCAAGAATATTGAGCGAGGCCAGTTCCTTGCCGCAGCCAAGGTTTTAAAGAACACCTCTGCCCTACCAGCCGTTTGCGGACGAGTTTGTCCACAGGAAAAGCAATGTGAAAGCAAGTGTGTACATCTCAAGATGAACGAGCCTGCTGTAGCTATCGGCTACCTGGAGCGTTTTGCTGCCGATTACGAACGCCAGAGTGGAAACATCTCTGTACCAAAGTGCGATGAACCTAATGGCATCAAGATAGCCGTAGTTGGTTCAGGACCTTCCGGATTGAGTTTTGCAGGCGATATGGCAAAGAAGGGATTCGACGTTACCGTCTTTGAAGCATTACACGAGATTGGCGGTGTATTGAAATATGGTATTCCTGAATTCCGTTTGCCTAATGCTATCGTAGATGTAGAGATTGAGAATCTTCAGAAGATGGGCGTAAAGTTTATTACAGACTGCATCGTAGGCAAGACCATTTCCGTAAAAGATCTGGAAGAACAAGGATTCAAGGGAATCTTCGTTGGTTCAGGTGCGGGTCTGCCAAACTTCATGAATATTCCTGGAGAGAATGCCTTGAACATCATGTCTTCTAACGAATATCTTACCCGTGTAAACCTGATGGATGCAGCCAATCCTCATAGCGACACCCCTATCAACTTGGGTAAGAAGGTGGTTGTTGTAGGCGGCGGAAATACAGCTATGGACAGTTGCCGTACTGCAAAACGACTCGGAGCAGACGTAACCTTGGTATATCGCCGTTCGGAGGCTGAAATGCCTGCCCGACTCGAAGAGGTGAAGCATGCCAAGGAAGAAGGAATCAACTTCTTTACATTACACAATCCTAAAGAATATGAGGCAGACGAGAAGGGCGCAGTAAAGGCTGTAGTTCTCGATGTGATGAAGCTTGGCGAACCTGATGCCAGCGGCCGTCGTCGTCCTGAAGCTACAGGAGAGACCATCACGCTGGAGTGCGACCAGGTAATTGTTGCCGTAGGAGTAAGTCCTAATCCACTCGTTCCACAAAGTATCGAAGGCTTGGAACTCGGCCGGAAGAACACCATTGCAGTAAACGACCAGATGCAGAGTTCCATCGAAGAAATCTACGCTGGCGGCGATATCGTACGAGGAGGAGCCACAGTAATCCTTGCCATGGGAGACGGCAGAAAGGCCGCTCTCAATATGAGCGAAAAATTATTGAATAAATAA
- a CDS encoding RNA polymerase sigma factor — MKLESEKNLLDDINSGSRAAMHRLYERYVGYAMAVALRYVPMRDDAEDVVQDSFIKVFSGISKFEYRGEGALQAWLLRIVTNEAVNFVRQQKRFTIVDEVPDDIEDEEPEVERVPPAVLTRMIGELPDGYRLVLNMFVFEQKSHKEIAQLLGIKESSSASQYLRAKKLLGKKVKDYLSQADCSDNKELNHIREK, encoded by the coding sequence TTGAAATTGGAATCGGAAAAGAATCTCTTAGACGACATCAATAGCGGCAGTCGGGCAGCCATGCACAGATTGTACGAACGCTATGTGGGGTATGCCATGGCCGTAGCGCTGAGGTATGTCCCTATGCGCGATGATGCTGAAGATGTAGTGCAAGATAGTTTTATAAAAGTCTTTTCCGGCATTTCAAAGTTTGAATATCGGGGTGAGGGCGCTCTTCAGGCTTGGCTCTTGCGGATAGTGACAAATGAAGCTGTCAACTTTGTAAGGCAGCAAAAACGCTTCACTATCGTGGACGAAGTTCCCGATGATATTGAGGATGAAGAGCCTGAAGTAGAAAGAGTTCCTCCGGCAGTACTGACAAGAATGATAGGAGAGTTGCCTGATGGGTACAGACTGGTTCTTAACATGTTTGTTTTTGAACAGAAAAGCCATAAAGAAATTGCACAGCTGTTAGGCATCAAAGAAAGTAGTTCTGCTTCACAATATTTGCGAGCGAAAAAACTGTTGGGCAAAAAGGTGAAAGATTATCTGAGCCAGGCAGATTGTAGTGATAATAAAGAGTTGAATCATATACGAGAAAAGTAA
- a CDS encoding ribonuclease Z, producing MELFKVHILGCGSALPTLQHSASAQIIEMRGKCFMMDCGEGAQMQFRRTHVHFAKINAIFISHLHGDHCFGLLGLLSTLGMLGRTAKLKVYAPESYGDLFKRQIDFFMQGMEYEIEFVPVDTEKSQVVYEDHSVTVETVPLQHRVPCCGYIFREKPTLPHIRRDMIDYYEIPVSQINNIKNGADWTTKEGDVIPNARLVMPAATPRSYAYCSDTRFVPGLAEKVKGVTVLYHESTYTSENGDRAKLYYHSTARQAATIARNAGVGKLLLGHYSARYNNEEVLLNEAKEVFTESYLTQEGKVFSIE from the coding sequence TTGGAACTATTTAAAGTACATATATTGGGGTGTGGCAGTGCTTTGCCCACCCTTCAGCATAGTGCCTCGGCCCAGATTATTGAGATGCGTGGCAAATGCTTTATGATGGATTGTGGAGAGGGTGCCCAGATGCAGTTCCGTCGCACTCATGTTCACTTTGCTAAGATAAATGCTATCTTTATTTCGCATCTTCATGGTGACCATTGCTTTGGCTTGCTGGGACTTCTTTCTACCTTAGGCATGCTGGGCAGAACGGCTAAGTTAAAAGTTTATGCACCAGAAAGTTACGGAGATTTATTTAAGCGTCAGATTGATTTCTTTATGCAGGGAATGGAATATGAAATTGAATTTGTTCCTGTAGATACCGAGAAGTCGCAAGTAGTATATGAAGATCATTCTGTAACCGTAGAAACCGTTCCTCTGCAGCATCGTGTGCCTTGTTGTGGTTACATTTTCAGAGAGAAACCGACATTGCCTCATATCCGTCGTGATATGATAGATTATTACGAGATTCCTGTAAGCCAGATTAATAACATCAAGAATGGAGCTGATTGGACAACGAAGGAGGGGGATGTAATACCTAATGCCAGATTGGTAATGCCTGCCGCTACTCCCCGCAGTTATGCTTATTGCAGTGATACCCGGTTTGTTCCGGGGTTGGCAGAAAAGGTAAAGGGGGTTACGGTGCTTTATCATGAGAGTACTTATACTTCAGAGAATGGGGACAGGGCTAAACTCTATTATCACAGTACGGCTCGACAGGCTGCAACTATAGCCAGAAATGCGGGTGTAGGCAAACTTCTTCTGGGACATTATAGTGCAAGATATAATAATGAAGAGGTATTGTTGAATGAAGCTAAAGAGGTGTTTACGGAAAGTTATCTTACTCAGGAAGGTAAAGTGTTCTCTATAGAATAA
- the mazG gene encoding nucleoside triphosphate pyrophosphohydrolase, with product MVSNTGKGHTKEEKLAAFSRLLDVQDRLRLQCPWDKKQTFESLRPNTIEETFELCDALMKRDYKDIKKELGDVLEHVMFYSIIGREDGEFDICDVCNQEADKLMFRHPFINWKEEGNWTVSNPDMYINDEGQVVYRESEEAETGKAGTANAEETLALGAIKPKTATSVEKTWEQIKQQEKDGNERVLSGVPNSLPSLIKAYRIQDKARNVGFDWKEKEDVWDKVQEELEELKVELAKGDKENSTQELGDFIFSVINAARLYKLNPDNALEKTNQKFIRRFNYVEDHSLKQGKNLKDMSLEEMDKLWDEAKLQEKKDDK from the coding sequence ATGGTTAGTAATACAGGAAAAGGACATACGAAAGAAGAAAAACTGGCGGCGTTCAGCCGCTTGCTGGATGTGCAGGACCGTTTGCGCCTGCAGTGTCCATGGGATAAAAAGCAGACATTCGAGAGTCTTCGTCCGAATACGATTGAGGAGACTTTCGAGCTTTGTGACGCCTTGATGAAGCGCGATTACAAGGATATTAAGAAGGAGTTGGGCGATGTGTTGGAGCACGTGATGTTCTATAGCATCATCGGCAGAGAAGACGGCGAGTTCGATATTTGCGATGTTTGCAATCAGGAGGCTGACAAGCTGATGTTCCGCCATCCTTTCATCAACTGGAAGGAAGAGGGAAATTGGACGGTTTCGAATCCTGATATGTATATCAACGATGAGGGACAGGTGGTATATAGAGAGTCTGAAGAAGCTGAAACCGGGAAGGCTGGAACTGCCAATGCCGAAGAAACCTTGGCTCTTGGCGCCATCAAGCCGAAAACTGCTACTTCTGTTGAGAAAACCTGGGAACAGATCAAGCAGCAGGAGAAGGATGGAAATGAGCGGGTGTTGAGCGGTGTCCCTAATTCTCTTCCGTCTCTTATCAAGGCTTATCGCATTCAGGACAAGGCTAGAAATGTAGGCTTCGACTGGAAAGAAAAAGAAGATGTGTGGGACAAAGTGCAGGAGGAACTGGAAGAACTCAAGGTGGAACTGGCTAAAGGCGACAAAGAGAATTCTACCCAGGAATTGGGCGATTTCATCTTCTCAGTAATCAATGCAGCACGTCTCTATAAACTCAATCCGGATAATGCGCTGGAGAAAACCAATCAGAAGTTTATCCGCCGTTTCAACTACGTAGAAGATCATAGCTTAAAGCAAGGTAAAAACTTGAAAGATATGAGCTTAGAAGAAATGGATAAACTATGGGATGAAGCAAAACTTCAGGAGAAAAAGGATGATAAATAA
- a CDS encoding valine--tRNA ligase, with product MELASKYDPQAVESKWYQYWLDNKLFSSKPDGREPYTVVIPPPNVTGVLHMGHMLNNTIQDILVRRARMEGKNACWVPGTDHASIATEAKVVNRLAQQGIKKTDLTRDEFLKHAWDWTHEHGGIILKQLRKLGASCDWDRTAFTMDETRSRAVIHVFCDLYQKGLIYRGVRMVNWDPKAQTALSDEEVIYKDEHSKLYHLKYYVVEQDCQQVDEENVMHKDEKGYYAVVATTRPETIMGDSAMCINPEDKKNTWLKGKHVIVPLVNREIPVIEDTYVDIEFGTGCLKVTPAHDINDHALGLKHGLETIDIFNDNGTISEAAGLYVGMDRMDVRKQISIDLQNAGLMEKIEDYNNKVGFSERTNVPIEPKLSTQWFLKMQHFADIALPPVMDDDIEFYPKKYKNTYRHWLENIKDWCISRQLWWGHRIPAYYFDNAGKKDFVVAETAEEALKLAQEKNATIKAEDLEQESDCLDTWFSSWLWPISLFDGIENPDNEEINYYYPTSDLVTGPDIIFFWVARMIMAGYEYRGKMPFKHVYFTGIVRDKLGRKMSKSLGNSPDPLDLIDKFGADGVRMGMMLSAPAGNDILFDESLCEQGRNFNNKIWNAFRLVKGWETADIEQPKSAEIAVKWFDAKLKEVNEEMQKQFKDYRISEALMTVYKLFWDEFSSWYLEMVKPAYGEPIDQKSYDATLRFFDALLKMLHPFMPFITEELWQHIYDRKDGESIMREKLDIPAPTAEEQKLAADIEAVKQIIAGVRTVRNQKNIAQKEQLSLQVVGKNDFEAYNDVTLKMANLDKIEVIAEKSADASSFMVGTDEFAVPLGDLIDVAAEIEKAEAQLKHLEGFLMGVRKKLSNENFVAHAPEKVVALERKKESDSVEKIAALKATIEELKKK from the coding sequence ATGGAATTAGCAAGTAAATACGATCCACAAGCAGTGGAAAGTAAATGGTATCAGTACTGGCTCGACAACAAGCTTTTCAGTTCTAAGCCAGATGGTCGTGAACCTTATACAGTGGTTATCCCTCCACCAAACGTAACGGGTGTGCTCCACATGGGACACATGCTCAACAATACTATCCAGGATATTCTCGTTCGCCGTGCTCGCATGGAGGGCAAGAACGCATGTTGGGTACCAGGTACCGACCATGCCAGTATCGCTACCGAGGCTAAGGTGGTTAACCGCCTCGCCCAGCAGGGTATCAAGAAGACTGACCTTACTCGCGATGAGTTCCTCAAGCACGCTTGGGACTGGACTCACGAGCATGGTGGCATCATCCTCAAGCAGCTCCGCAAACTCGGTGCCAGTTGCGATTGGGACCGCACAGCATTCACCATGGACGAGACCCGCTCTCGTGCCGTTATCCACGTTTTCTGCGACCTCTACCAGAAGGGTCTCATCTATCGCGGCGTGCGCATGGTTAACTGGGACCCTAAGGCTCAGACTGCGCTCTCTGACGAGGAGGTTATCTACAAGGACGAGCACTCTAAGCTCTATCATCTGAAGTATTACGTGGTAGAGCAGGACTGCCAGCAGGTGGATGAGGAGAACGTGATGCACAAGGATGAGAAGGGATACTATGCAGTAGTAGCAACCACCCGTCCTGAGACCATCATGGGCGACTCTGCCATGTGTATCAACCCAGAGGATAAGAAGAATACCTGGCTGAAGGGTAAGCACGTGATTGTGCCTCTCGTAAACCGCGAGATTCCTGTCATCGAGGATACATACGTAGACATCGAGTTCGGTACAGGTTGCTTGAAGGTAACTCCAGCTCACGATATCAACGACCACGCCCTCGGTTTGAAGCATGGTTTGGAAACCATCGATATCTTCAACGACAATGGTACCATCAGCGAGGCAGCAGGTCTCTATGTTGGTATGGACCGCATGGACGTGCGCAAGCAGATTTCCATCGACCTTCAGAACGCCGGTCTGATGGAGAAGATTGAGGACTATAATAATAAGGTGGGCTTCTCTGAGCGTACCAATGTGCCTATCGAGCCAAAGCTCTCTACGCAGTGGTTCCTCAAGATGCAGCACTTTGCCGACATCGCCCTTCCTCCAGTAATGGACGATGATATCGAGTTCTATCCTAAGAAATATAAGAACACCTATCGCCACTGGTTGGAGAACATCAAGGACTGGTGCATCAGCCGTCAGCTCTGGTGGGGTCACCGCATCCCTGCCTACTACTTCGACAATGCTGGCAAGAAGGATTTCGTGGTAGCAGAGACTGCAGAGGAGGCTCTGAAACTCGCTCAGGAGAAGAATGCCACCATCAAGGCTGAGGATCTTGAGCAGGAGAGCGACTGCCTCGACACCTGGTTCTCTTCATGGTTGTGGCCTATCTCTCTGTTTGATGGTATCGAGAATCCAGACAACGAGGAGATCAACTACTACTACCCTACTTCCGACCTGGTAACTGGTCCGGACATCATCTTCTTCTGGGTAGCACGTATGATCATGGCTGGCTACGAGTATCGTGGCAAGATGCCATTCAAGCACGTATATTTCACAGGTATCGTTCGCGATAAGCTGGGCCGCAAGATGAGCAAGAGTCTCGGTAACTCACCAGACCCATTGGACTTGATTGACAAGTTTGGTGCCGATGGTGTTCGTATGGGTATGATGCTCAGTGCTCCAGCGGGCAACGACATCCTCTTCGACGAGAGCCTCTGCGAGCAGGGACGTAACTTCAACAATAAGATCTGGAATGCCTTCCGCCTCGTCAAGGGTTGGGAGACTGCAGATATCGAGCAGCCTAAGAGTGCAGAAATCGCCGTGAAGTGGTTTGACGCCAAGCTCAAGGAGGTGAACGAGGAGATGCAGAAGCAGTTTAAGGACTACCGTATCTCTGAGGCATTGATGACTGTATATAAGCTGTTCTGGGATGAGTTCTCATCCTGGTACCTGGAGATGGTGAAGCCAGCTTACGGTGAGCCTATCGACCAGAAGAGCTACGACGCTACCCTCCGCTTCTTCGATGCCCTCCTGAAGATGCTGCATCCATTCATGCCATTCATCACCGAGGAGTTGTGGCAGCACATCTACGACCGCAAGGATGGCGAGAGCATCATGCGCGAGAAGCTGGATATTCCTGCACCTACAGCCGAGGAGCAGAAGTTGGCAGCCGATATCGAGGCAGTGAAGCAGATTATCGCCGGTGTTCGTACCGTTCGCAACCAGAAGAACATTGCCCAGAAGGAACAGTTGTCTCTCCAGGTAGTAGGCAAGAACGATTTTGAGGCTTACAACGACGTAACTCTGAAGATGGCGAACCTTGATAAGATTGAGGTCATCGCTGAGAAGAGTGCCGATGCATCAAGCTTCATGGTAGGTACCGACGAGTTTGCCGTACCATTGGGCGACCTCATCGACGTAGCAGCCGAGATTGAGAAGGCAGAGGCTCAGCTCAAGCACTTGGAAGGCTTCCTGATGGGCGTACGCAAGAAGCTCAGCAACGAGAACTTCGTAGCTCACGCACCTGAGAAGGTAGTAGCCCTGGAGCGCAAGAAGGAAAGCGACTCTGTTGAGAAGATTGCTGCCCTCAAGGCAACCATCGAGGAGCTCAAGAAGAAATAA
- a CDS encoding clostripain-related cysteine peptidase: protein MIKKLFTLFICTLSLAATFTSCGDEAIDVESVNKQTIFVFYPWTGGTSDSGLTRYLKLNVDSICEGIVAKKGLNNSRVMVFMSQNYKKSYLIDLQYDGNKKAVIRDTLKTYDEATYTTAEGFAEILNEVKRRAEALNYSLIIGAHGCGWTYKSDWVHYPYMARPNAGFAQKGNTSYPTATGNFSGIQFGSDPNKPVTRFFGSVKLEENALDVPTLAEGIKLSGTKMQYILFDACYMGNVETAYELKDVTNFMISSSSEIMGAGVPYKTVWSYLNSSAPNYSGIVNGVVNFYKNSSDPFCNMAAIDCRQMDNLAQVMKEINSKYTLSSSVPLDSIQSLDGFSPNLFYDMSVYVDSLVPSGSLKDKFNSQMKLTIKAAAHTEQACEMISNPYSGSIFPVKNYCGLSISDPSQHSVAIKGREKTGWWKATH from the coding sequence ATGATCAAGAAGCTTTTCACCTTATTTATATGTACGCTATCTCTTGCAGCAACTTTCACCAGTTGCGGTGATGAAGCTATTGATGTAGAAAGCGTCAATAAGCAGACTATCTTCGTCTTCTATCCTTGGACGGGTGGAACCAGCGATTCCGGTCTTACAAGATATTTAAAGTTGAACGTTGACAGTATCTGCGAAGGTATTGTTGCCAAGAAGGGATTGAACAATTCGCGTGTAATGGTCTTCATGAGTCAGAATTACAAGAAGAGCTATCTCATAGATCTTCAGTATGACGGCAATAAGAAAGCCGTCATCCGCGACACGTTGAAGACATATGATGAAGCTACATATACTACAGCTGAAGGATTTGCAGAGATTCTGAATGAGGTGAAACGCCGTGCTGAAGCCCTGAATTATTCGCTCATCATCGGAGCTCATGGCTGCGGATGGACCTACAAGAGCGATTGGGTTCACTATCCCTATATGGCAAGACCGAATGCTGGTTTTGCCCAAAAAGGAAACACCAGCTACCCTACCGCTACCGGCAATTTCAGCGGAATACAGTTTGGATCCGATCCCAACAAACCTGTCACCCGTTTCTTCGGAAGCGTAAAGTTAGAAGAAAACGCTCTCGACGTTCCTACCCTTGCCGAAGGAATCAAACTCAGCGGCACCAAGATGCAGTACATCCTCTTCGATGCATGCTATATGGGCAATGTTGAGACTGCATACGAACTGAAAGACGTCACTAATTTCATGATTAGTTCAAGTAGCGAAATAATGGGAGCCGGCGTTCCATACAAAACCGTATGGAGCTACCTCAACAGTTCTGCACCTAATTATTCAGGAATTGTCAATGGAGTTGTCAATTTCTACAAGAATAGTAGCGATCCATTCTGCAACATGGCGGCCATCGACTGCAGGCAGATGGATAATCTAGCCCAAGTGATGAAGGAAATCAATAGCAAATATACCCTCTCATCATCCGTTCCGCTAGATTCCATACAGTCTCTGGATGGTTTCTCTCCCAACCTCTTCTACGATATGAGTGTATACGTAGACAGTCTTGTACCGAGCGGCTCTCTGAAAGACAAATTTAATTCACAGATGAAACTCACAATCAAAGCAGCAGCTCATACCGAACAGGCTTGTGAAATGATAAGTAACCCTTACAGTGGTTCTATCTTTCCAGTAAAGAACTATTGCGGTCTTTCTATCTCCGACCCTAGCCAGCACAGCGTAGCTATCAAGGGCAGAGAGAAAACCGGTTGGTGGAAAGCTACACACTAA
- a CDS encoding GYF domain-containing protein, whose product MMEYFIIENNGQQAGPFSLEQLVQKAITPETLVWAQGMKDWTPAWKIAELKTVLETIEAIKANTANKENAEGTSADAAGNNGTEAANFQAANQQGFQQAQQEAYQQGFQHGAAMNQGYRQEPEKKKSSKTIWKIILGLIVLLFLVFAITNPGPDAHKEKVKTEAAKAIDKATETSDNNFFTQSIRSIAKMMAGSAIDEVMNQLFEYHNYIVCSKGTVEFNGKQHTVSFGILGSVYTMNADDMVKALEGADNLQIEETTSSSTDESPSVSDNNSDGSEEDGLGASVQKKLEDKANQAMDQAADKVSKKLEEKINQKLDEATDSSTVEKILDKILELI is encoded by the coding sequence ATGATGGAATATTTTATCATTGAGAATAACGGACAGCAAGCGGGTCCATTCAGCCTGGAGCAACTCGTCCAGAAGGCTATCACACCCGAAACCCTTGTTTGGGCACAAGGCATGAAAGACTGGACTCCTGCTTGGAAAATAGCAGAACTGAAGACTGTTCTAGAAACTATAGAAGCAATCAAAGCTAATACAGCCAACAAAGAAAATGCAGAAGGAACATCAGCAGATGCAGCCGGCAACAACGGGACAGAAGCAGCAAACTTTCAGGCTGCAAACCAGCAGGGTTTCCAGCAGGCACAGCAGGAAGCTTACCAGCAAGGCTTTCAGCACGGCGCAGCAATGAACCAGGGCTACAGACAGGAACCGGAAAAGAAAAAATCGAGCAAGACCATCTGGAAAATCATTTTAGGTCTTATCGTACTTCTCTTCCTGGTTTTCGCCATAACCAATCCAGGACCTGATGCCCATAAAGAAAAGGTAAAGACTGAGGCAGCCAAGGCTATCGACAAGGCTACAGAAACCAGTGATAACAACTTCTTCACCCAAAGCATCCGTTCCATTGCCAAAATGATGGCAGGAAGCGCTATTGATGAAGTGATGAACCAGCTCTTCGAATACCACAACTATATCGTATGCTCTAAGGGAACCGTTGAGTTTAATGGCAAGCAGCACACCGTAAGCTTCGGAATCCTTGGCAGCGTTTACACGATGAATGCTGATGATATGGTGAAGGCGCTGGAAGGTGCCGACAATCTGCAGATAGAAGAAACCACCAGCTCATCAACCGATGAATCCCCTTCGGTAAGCGATAATAACAGCGATGGTTCAGAAGAAGACGGACTGGGCGCTTCCGTTCAGAAGAAACTGGAAGACAAGGCAAACCAGGCCATGGATCAGGCTGCCGACAAGGTGAGCAAGAAACTGGAAGAGAAAATCAACCAGAAACTCGATGAAGCAACCGATTCTTCAACCGTAGAAAAGATTCTCGACAAGATTCTGGAACTGATCTAG
- a CDS encoding Fur family transcriptional regulator, whose amino-acid sequence MNSQDIISRLESKGIRPTANRILVMKTLMGEQNPQSLSNLERKMVSMDKSSIFRTLTLFLEHDVVHAFEDGRGVLCYELCEEKGACDHHDGHIHFYCESCQRSFCMEDIHIPSFELPEGFYPHSISFVIKGECPDCRKKHQ is encoded by the coding sequence ATGAACTCACAAGATATAATCAGCAGGCTGGAATCGAAAGGCATCCGTCCAACCGCCAACCGCATACTCGTAATGAAGACCCTGATGGGCGAACAGAACCCGCAGAGTCTGAGCAATCTGGAACGAAAAATGGTATCGATGGACAAGTCGAGCATCTTCCGTACCCTTACCCTCTTTCTGGAACATGATGTGGTACATGCCTTCGAAGATGGGCGAGGCGTACTCTGCTACGAACTCTGCGAAGAAAAAGGCGCCTGCGATCATCACGACGGGCACATTCATTTCTACTGCGAATCTTGCCAGCGTTCCTTCTGTATGGAGGATATCCATATTCCAAGTTTCGAGCTGCCCGAAGGCTTTTACCCCCACTCTATTTCCTTTGTCATCAAAGGCGAATGCCCGGATTGCAGAAAGAAACACCAGTAA
- the thiS gene encoding sulfur carrier protein ThiS, with translation MKVTINNKETETQAKTIRELAQELDLPATGVAVAISNEMVPRDEWENTIIAEGADIVIVKAFCGG, from the coding sequence ATGAAAGTAACTATCAACAACAAAGAGACCGAGACACAGGCTAAAACCATCAGGGAGTTAGCTCAGGAACTCGATTTGCCAGCTACAGGAGTTGCAGTAGCTATCAGTAACGAAATGGTGCCTCGTGATGAATGGGAAAACACAATCATCGCAGAAGGAGCAGACATCGTTATCGTAAAAGCGTTCTGCGGAGGATAA